The proteins below are encoded in one region of Bacteroides uniformis:
- a CDS encoding aminoacyl-histidine dipeptidase, which yields MSTILQLAPQNVWKHFYSLTQIPRPSGHMEKITKFLIDFGKGLGLESFVDEVGNVIIRKPATPGMENRKGIILQAHMDMVPQKNNDTIHDFTTDPIETYVEGDWVKAKGTTLGADNGLGVAAIMAVLEDNNLKHGPLEALITKDEETGMYGAFGLKPGTMQGEILLNLDSEDEGELYIGCAGGLDITATLEYKEETPMADFVARKITLKGLRGGHSGLEISEGRGNANKLLARIVHDLLIEFDSQLASFEGGNMRNAIPREAHAVLVFNLEDMDGLEDYMKEYEAQLNDEYAPIESGITLSIEEVTLPTAVVPSEIQDNMINVLMACQNGVMRMIPTVPDTVETSSNLAIVIIADGKAEVRILARSSCDTMKDFLADSLTACFAMAGMKVELSGGYSGWQPNVDSPILHAMKLSYKQQFGVEPAVKVIHAGLECGIIGANCPGLDMISFGPTLRSPHSPDERALIPTVSKFYDFLVATLEQTPEK from the coding sequence ATGAGTACAATCTTACAGTTAGCTCCACAGAATGTATGGAAGCACTTTTATTCACTGACCCAGATTCCCCGTCCGTCAGGACATATGGAGAAGATTACCAAATTCCTTATTGATTTTGGAAAAGGCTTGGGGTTGGAATCATTTGTCGACGAGGTCGGCAATGTTATTATTCGTAAGCCTGCCACTCCGGGTATGGAAAATCGCAAAGGCATCATCCTTCAGGCGCATATGGACATGGTGCCTCAGAAGAACAACGATACTATTCACGATTTTACAACAGATCCCATTGAAACCTATGTTGAGGGTGATTGGGTGAAAGCCAAAGGAACCACGCTGGGAGCAGATAATGGTTTGGGAGTAGCTGCCATTATGGCGGTGCTCGAAGATAATAACTTGAAGCATGGCCCATTGGAAGCTCTGATAACCAAGGATGAAGAAACGGGAATGTATGGTGCATTCGGTTTGAAACCCGGAACTATGCAAGGGGAAATTCTGCTGAACCTTGATTCTGAGGACGAAGGCGAACTCTATATCGGCTGTGCCGGTGGTCTTGATATTACTGCTACTTTGGAATATAAGGAGGAGACGCCTATGGCCGATTTCGTTGCTCGTAAGATTACGCTGAAAGGTTTGCGTGGCGGTCACTCCGGTTTGGAAATCAGTGAAGGGCGCGGTAATGCCAATAAATTGCTGGCACGCATCGTACATGATTTGCTGATTGAGTTTGACTCCCAGCTGGCAAGTTTTGAAGGTGGTAATATGCGTAATGCTATCCCTCGCGAAGCACATGCAGTATTGGTGTTCAATCTTGAGGATATGGACGGTTTGGAAGATTATATGAAGGAATACGAGGCACAACTGAATGACGAATATGCTCCGATTGAAAGTGGTATTACCCTGAGTATAGAAGAGGTAACTCTACCCACTGCCGTTGTTCCTTCAGAAATCCAGGATAATATGATTAACGTGTTGATGGCTTGCCAGAATGGTGTGATGCGTATGATTCCTACTGTTCCCGATACTGTAGAAACTTCCTCCAATTTGGCTATCGTAATCATTGCAGACGGTAAGGCCGAAGTTCGTATTTTGGCGCGTAGTTCTTGCGATACGATGAAGGATTTCCTGGCAGACAGCCTGACAGCTTGTTTCGCTATGGCAGGTATGAAGGTGGAATTGAGTGGTGGCTATTCTGGATGGCAGCCTAATGTGGATTCTCCTATACTGCATGCCATGAAGCTGTCCTATAAGCAGCAGTTTGGTGTGGAACCTGCCGTGAAGGTTATTCACGCAGGTCTGGAATGCGGTATTATTGGTGCCAATTGTCCAGGACTCGATATGATTTCTTTCGGTCCCACTTTGCGTTCTCCGCATTCACCGGACGAGCGTGCGTTAATTCCTACTGTTTCCAAGTTCTATGATTTCTTGGTGGCTACATTGGAGCAGACTCCTGAAAAGTAG
- a CDS encoding lysylphosphatidylglycerol synthase transmembrane domain-containing protein, whose amino-acid sequence MNKLLKKTLKIILPILLGGFILYWVYRDFDFSKAEEVLLHQTNWWWMLLSLFFGVMSHVLRGWRWKQTLEPLDAHPKTSDCVDAIFVSYATNLVLPRVGEVSRCGVLAKYDNVSFAKSLGTVVTERLVDTLCILLITGITFLAQMPVFFRFFEETGTKIPSLVHLVTSPWFYVALFSIIGVLVLLYFLLRMLSFFEKVKGVVLNIWEGVMSLKNVKNVPLFVLYTLLIWLCYFYHFYITFYCFQFTEHLSFLAGLVMFVGGTFAVIVPTPNGAGPWHFAVITMMMLYGVNATDAGIFALIVHGIQTLLVIVLGIYGSLHLALANRAKK is encoded by the coding sequence ATGAATAAGCTGCTAAAAAAGACGTTGAAAATCATCTTACCCATTTTATTGGGTGGTTTTATCCTCTATTGGGTATATCGTGATTTTGACTTTTCAAAGGCAGAAGAAGTTCTCCTTCATCAGACGAACTGGTGGTGGATGTTGTTGTCCTTGTTCTTCGGTGTGATGAGCCATGTGTTACGAGGCTGGCGTTGGAAGCAGACTTTGGAGCCGCTGGATGCTCATCCCAAAACAAGCGATTGCGTTGATGCCATTTTTGTATCTTATGCCACCAATCTGGTACTGCCCCGTGTGGGAGAGGTTTCGCGTTGTGGAGTACTTGCCAAATATGATAATGTTTCCTTTGCAAAGTCCCTGGGGACGGTGGTGACGGAGCGGTTGGTAGATACGCTTTGCATTCTGCTGATTACGGGGATTACTTTTTTGGCGCAGATGCCTGTCTTTTTCCGTTTTTTCGAGGAGACGGGCACCAAGATTCCTTCGCTGGTGCATCTTGTGACTTCCCCTTGGTTTTATGTGGCTCTTTTTTCTATTATTGGTGTTTTGGTACTTCTCTATTTTCTGTTGCGTATGCTTTCTTTTTTTGAAAAGGTAAAGGGAGTAGTCTTGAATATATGGGAAGGTGTGATGTCGCTTAAGAATGTGAAGAATGTGCCTTTGTTTGTTCTTTACACTTTACTTATTTGGCTATGCTATTTCTATCATTTCTATATAACTTTCTATTGCTTCCAGTTTACGGAGCACCTTAGTTTCCTTGCCGGGCTGGTGATGTTTGTCGGCGGAACGTTTGCAGTCATTGTTCCCACGCCCAACGGGGCAGGACCCTGGCACTTTGCTGTCATCACTATGATGATGCTTTATGGGGTAAATGCTACGGATGCGGGTATATTTGCTCTGATAGTGCATGGCATACAGACGTTGCTGGTGATAGTGTTAGGCATCTACGGGTCGTTGCACCTGGCATTGGCGAATAGGGCAAAGAAATAG